Proteins from a genomic interval of Micromonospora sp. NBC_00389:
- a CDS encoding amidohydrolase family protein translates to MSATDRPVVFRNGLVLTMDDAHTVLPGADVLVIGDRIAEVGVGLTAPDDALEIDATDGILMPGMVDTHRHMWQTAMRGYGADWTLTQYFVWYYLESGKLFRPEDVYAGNLLGAIEAIDAGVTTTVDWSHGLQTPDHADAAVDALEAVPGRFVLAYGNIQQGPWEWAASPEFRDFHRRRIDGGKLAGFQMAFDVTGDPAFPERAAFEVARELGAAVTTHAGVWGATNDDGIRLMHEHGFMNPSTVYVHAATLTHDSYNRIAATGGSVSVSTESEQSAGQGYPPTWQLRHHDIPVSLSMDTSVWWSGDLFSAMRSTLGADRSREHLEAHAKQDTITHCHLRAEQVVEWATRGGARALGMDSTIGALTPGRQADVVLIKNDASPVMFPILNPHGHVVFQAQRGDVHTVLVGGRVVKRDGRLVDVDLAAARAKVAATIDHLRETMGEEAWQRGMNPDIPETAILENPYQYTEWDAGSAQWKH, encoded by the coding sequence ATGAGCGCAACCGACCGGCCGGTGGTCTTCCGCAACGGCCTGGTTCTCACCATGGACGACGCACACACGGTGCTGCCCGGCGCCGACGTGCTGGTCATCGGCGACCGGATCGCGGAGGTCGGCGTCGGCCTCACCGCTCCCGACGACGCCCTGGAGATCGACGCCACCGACGGCATCCTCATGCCCGGAATGGTGGACACCCACCGGCACATGTGGCAGACCGCCATGCGCGGGTACGGCGCCGACTGGACCCTGACGCAGTACTTCGTCTGGTACTACCTGGAGTCCGGCAAGCTGTTCCGGCCCGAGGACGTGTACGCCGGCAACCTGCTCGGCGCCATCGAGGCGATCGACGCGGGCGTCACGACCACCGTCGACTGGTCGCACGGCCTGCAGACACCCGACCACGCCGACGCGGCTGTCGACGCCCTCGAGGCGGTGCCCGGACGGTTCGTGCTCGCCTACGGCAACATCCAGCAGGGTCCGTGGGAGTGGGCCGCCTCGCCGGAGTTCCGCGACTTCCACCGTCGCCGGATCGACGGCGGCAAGCTGGCCGGCTTCCAGATGGCGTTCGACGTCACCGGCGATCCCGCCTTCCCGGAGCGGGCCGCCTTCGAGGTGGCTCGGGAACTGGGCGCTGCGGTGACCACGCACGCCGGTGTGTGGGGCGCCACCAACGACGACGGCATCCGACTGATGCACGAGCACGGCTTCATGAACCCCTCGACCGTCTACGTGCACGCCGCGACGCTCACCCACGACTCGTACAACCGGATCGCCGCCACCGGCGGCTCCGTCTCCGTCTCGACCGAGAGTGAGCAGAGCGCCGGGCAGGGCTACCCGCCCACCTGGCAGCTGCGCCACCACGACATCCCGGTGTCGCTCTCCATGGACACCAGCGTGTGGTGGAGCGGGGATCTCTTCTCGGCGATGCGGAGCACGCTCGGCGCCGACCGGTCCCGGGAGCACCTGGAGGCGCACGCCAAGCAGGACACCATCACCCACTGCCACCTGCGGGCCGAGCAGGTCGTCGAGTGGGCCACCCGGGGCGGTGCCCGCGCCCTCGGCATGGACTCCACGATCGGCGCCCTCACCCCAGGCCGGCAGGCCGACGTCGTCCTGATCAAGAACGACGCCTCGCCGGTGATGTTCCCGATCCTGAACCCGCACGGTCACGTCGTCTTCCAGGCCCAACGCGGCGACGTGCACACCGTGCTGGTGGGCGGTCGGGTGGTCAAGCGCGACGGCCGCCTGGTCGACGTCGACCTCGCCGCCGCGCGGGCCAAGGTGGCCGCCACCATCGATCACCTCCGCGAGACCATGGGGGAGGAGGCGTGGCAGCGGGGCATGAACCCGGACATCCCCGAGACCGCGATCCTGGAGAACCCGTACCAGTACACCGAGTGGGACGCCGGCTCGGCGCAGTGGAAGCATTGA
- a CDS encoding citryl-CoA lyase — MAEELSFPTGIGTSDPTTISLLGQDLANDLMGKVGFGELAYWLVAGRRPTPGEVRVFEAVLVALADHGFTPTAIAARLTYLSAPESLQGALAAGLLGGGSRFLGVTEDCGRFLADTLAQAGEVTDYDAVALDAVTRAKQERRLVPGLGHPVHKEQDPRTPVLIRIATEEGLYGPHLRLFEAIGRVHPQVLGRTLPLNGAGVCGAALADLGLPVEMLRGFALLARAAGLLGHLAEERRRPLGMDIYRTVDRNAVYEP; from the coding sequence GTGGCTGAAGAACTGAGCTTCCCGACCGGGATCGGCACGTCCGACCCGACCACCATCTCGCTGCTCGGACAGGACCTGGCCAACGACCTGATGGGCAAGGTCGGCTTCGGCGAGCTGGCGTACTGGCTGGTCGCCGGCCGCCGTCCCACCCCGGGCGAGGTACGGGTGTTCGAGGCGGTGCTGGTGGCGCTCGCCGACCACGGCTTCACCCCGACGGCGATCGCGGCCCGGCTGACCTACCTCTCCGCGCCCGAGTCGCTGCAGGGCGCACTCGCCGCGGGCCTGCTCGGCGGTGGCTCCCGCTTCCTCGGCGTCACCGAGGACTGTGGACGCTTCCTCGCCGACACGCTCGCGCAGGCCGGCGAGGTCACCGACTACGACGCGGTGGCACTCGACGCCGTCACCCGGGCCAAGCAGGAGCGCCGGCTGGTCCCCGGGCTCGGGCACCCCGTGCACAAGGAGCAGGACCCGCGCACTCCCGTACTGATCCGGATCGCCACCGAGGAGGGCCTGTACGGCCCTCACCTCCGGCTGTTCGAAGCGATCGGACGGGTGCACCCGCAGGTGCTCGGCCGTACCCTGCCGCTCAACGGCGCCGGCGTCTGCGGCGCGGCGCTCGCCGACCTCGGTCTCCCCGTCGAGATGCTGCGCGGTTTCGCCCTGCTGGCCCGCGCGGCCGGGCTGCTCGGGCACCTCGCCGAGGAGCGACGCCGGCCGCTCGGCATGGACATCTACCGCACCGTGGACCGCAACGCCGTCTACGAACCCTGA
- a CDS encoding CaiB/BaiF CoA transferase family protein — MVQHSTGPLAGLLVADFSRILAGPYATMLLADLGAQVIKVESPGGDDTRTWMPPTRDGVSTYYLGINRNKRSIALDLKDPDDLAAAQELARRADVMIENFRPGGLARFGLDYDSVTAGNEKIVYASISGFGTGAGRDFPGYDLMVQAISGLMSLTGDPDGSPYRAGISVFDVMAGLHASIGILAALHHRDTTGQGQHVEVNLLSSALSGLVNHSSGYVAGGTVPFRMGNAHPSLFPYEPMPTADGELIVIAGNDGQFRKLCQVLDLPTLPDDPRFGRNQDRTANREQLRPLLVERLAKRTKDEWFRDLLAAGVPCAPINTIDGGVALAQELGLDPVVAVGDVPGVRNPITFSDTPARYELPPPGLDEHGEEIRAWLKN, encoded by the coding sequence ATGGTGCAGCATTCGACGGGGCCGCTGGCCGGCCTGCTCGTCGCGGACTTCTCCCGGATCCTCGCCGGGCCGTACGCGACGATGCTCCTCGCAGACCTGGGCGCGCAGGTGATCAAGGTGGAGAGCCCCGGTGGCGACGACACCCGCACCTGGATGCCGCCCACCCGCGACGGCGTCTCGACGTACTACCTCGGCATCAACCGCAACAAGCGGTCCATCGCCCTCGACCTCAAGGACCCGGACGACCTGGCGGCCGCACAGGAGCTGGCCCGCCGCGCCGACGTGATGATCGAGAACTTCCGGCCCGGCGGCCTCGCCCGGTTCGGCCTCGACTACGACAGCGTCACCGCCGGCAACGAGAAGATCGTGTACGCGAGCATCAGCGGGTTCGGCACCGGCGCCGGCAGGGACTTCCCCGGCTACGACCTGATGGTGCAGGCGATCTCCGGGCTGATGAGCCTCACCGGTGACCCGGACGGCTCGCCGTACCGGGCCGGCATCTCCGTCTTCGACGTGATGGCCGGCCTGCACGCGAGCATCGGCATCCTCGCCGCGCTGCACCACCGCGACACGACCGGGCAGGGTCAGCACGTCGAGGTCAACCTGCTCAGCTCCGCGCTGTCCGGACTGGTCAACCACTCCAGCGGCTACGTCGCCGGCGGCACCGTCCCGTTCCGGATGGGCAACGCGCACCCCAGCCTCTTCCCGTACGAGCCGATGCCCACCGCGGACGGCGAGCTGATCGTCATCGCCGGCAACGACGGGCAGTTCCGCAAGCTCTGCCAGGTGCTCGACCTGCCCACCCTCCCCGACGACCCGCGCTTCGGGCGCAACCAGGACCGCACGGCCAATCGCGAGCAGTTGCGGCCCCTGCTCGTCGAACGGCTCGCCAAGCGCACCAAGGACGAGTGGTTCCGGGACCTGCTCGCCGCAGGTGTCCCCTGCGCGCCGATCAACACCATCGACGGCGGCGTGGCGCTCGCCCAGGAGTTGGGGCTGGACCCGGTGGTCGCCGTCGGTGACGTGCCGGGGGTCCGCAACCCCATCACCTTCTCCGACACCCCGGCCCGGTACGAGCTGCCGCCGCCCGGGCTCGACGAACACGGCGAGGAGATCCGCGCGTGGCTGAAGAACTGA
- a CDS encoding extradiol ring-cleavage dioxygenase — MATVVAVIASTHHPFYYRASTATGEDRPPFADEWTSKILAFRETLTRARPDVLVMVGSDHFHQLWLDNMPQFLVGKAPSYDANWYNEEREFGLPRMLLKGQEDLSGHILRAGLDAGFDLAFSNELRIDHSITCPIITLRPEADLPIVPIYTNIFAPPLPQPKRFVQLGAAIREIVESWPSHLRVAIIGTGHLSLELGGPRQFGPHGPDPEFDQRAVEWIANGDLDGCLREVTLDSLHSPGNATHGFMDFMLMMGVAGAGAKADHVDTLDLFHTMEAYFTWYPNGAPAA, encoded by the coding sequence ATGGCAACCGTCGTCGCGGTCATCGCCTCCACCCACCACCCCTTCTACTACCGGGCCAGCACGGCCACGGGCGAGGACCGGCCCCCGTTCGCCGACGAGTGGACCAGCAAGATCCTGGCCTTCCGTGAGACGTTGACGCGGGCCAGGCCCGACGTGCTGGTGATGGTCGGCTCAGACCACTTCCACCAGCTCTGGCTGGACAACATGCCGCAGTTCCTGGTCGGCAAGGCGCCCAGCTACGACGCCAACTGGTACAACGAGGAGCGCGAGTTCGGTCTGCCCCGGATGCTGCTCAAGGGTCAGGAGGACCTCTCCGGGCACATCCTGCGGGCGGGTCTCGACGCCGGCTTCGACCTCGCGTTCAGCAACGAGCTGCGGATCGACCACAGCATCACCTGCCCGATCATCACGTTGCGGCCCGAGGCCGACCTGCCGATCGTGCCGATCTACACGAACATCTTCGCGCCGCCCCTGCCGCAGCCGAAGCGCTTCGTCCAGTTGGGCGCGGCGATCCGGGAGATCGTCGAGTCGTGGCCGTCGCACCTGCGGGTGGCCATCATCGGCACCGGCCACCTCTCGCTCGAACTGGGCGGGCCGCGGCAGTTCGGCCCGCACGGCCCGGACCCGGAGTTCGACCAGCGGGCGGTCGAGTGGATCGCCAATGGCGACCTCGACGGGTGCCTGCGTGAGGTCACCCTGGACAGCCTGCACTCACCCGGCAACGCCACCCACGGCTTCATGGACTTCATGCTCATGATGGGCGTGGCCGGGGCCGGCGCGAAGGCCGACCACGTCGACACCCTCGATCTGTTCCACACCATGGAGGCGTACTTCACCTGGTACCCGAACGGAGCGCCGGCGGCATGA